Part of the Yersinia hibernica genome, GTGCCCAGATAGCGGCCATAATTCTGCAAGGCCAGCTCTTGTTCTTCACTGGCATCTGCCAGTATGGCAGCAGACTGCGATGCAGCTTCGAACAAGCGCGCGGTTTTGCTATAGATGACCTGCATATAGTTTTCTTCAGTGATGTCCGGGTTATTGCAGTTCATGAGCTGCAAAACTTCGCCTTCAGCAATCACGTTGGTTGCGGCTGACATCAATGTCAGGACACGCAGTGATTCAAGGCTGGTCATCATCTGGAATGAGCGGGTATAGATGTAGTCACCCACCAGCACGCTGGCAGCATTGCCAAATGCAGCATTAGCGGTGGCTTTACCCCGGCGCATATCTGATTCATCGACCACATCATCATGCAGCAGCGTGGCGGTATGGATAAATTCAATCAATGCGGCGACCGTGATATGCTTACTGCCCTGATAGCCCAGTGCTCGAGCCACCAAAACAGCGATCATCGGGCGGATACGTTTGCCACCGCCACTGATAATGTAATGGCCCAATTGATTGATAAGAACAACATCCGAGTTCAATTGGTCGAGAATTGTTGTATTTACCGCCGCCATATCTGGCGCGGTTAAGTCGATAATCTTTTCTAGGTTCATTGTTATATTCAGCTGTTTTTCTCTTTAACTGCGATGAGATTACCGCCCACATTATTACATGACGTTCCCTGAGACTATGATTGTACTTGAAAAATTCATCAAATAAACGAGATGTAAGAAACTGTGCTTTTTTTCTTCTCTTGGGCTGATTATATACTTGTCATTCACTACATTTTTGCGTAGAATTCGCGCCCTATTGTGAATATTTATAGTGCGCTCTGGACTACAAAAGTGGAGTGCGCGGAAAGCGGAGTTTTATATGTACGCGGTTTTCCAAAGTGGTGGTAAACAACACCGAGTAAGCGAAGGTCAAACCATTCGCCTGGAAAAGCTGGACATCGCAACTGGTGAAACTGTTGAGTTTGACCAAGTTCTGATGATTGCTAACGGTGAAGAAATTAATATCGGCGCTCCTTTAGTCGATGGTGGCAAGATCAAGGCTGAAGTAGTTGCTCACGGTCGTGGCGAGAAGATTAAGATTGTTAAATTCCGTCGTCGTAAGCACTACCGTAAGCAGCAAGGTCATCGTCAGTGGTTCACTGATGTTAAAATCACCGGCATCAGCGCTTAAGATTTAGGAGAGCGGATAAATGGCACATAAAAAGGCTGGTGGCTCGACTCGTAACGGTCGTGACTCCGAAAGTAAACGTCTTGGCGTAAAACGTTTTGGCGGCGAAGCAGTTCTGGCAGGCAGCATCATCGTTCGTCAGCGTGGCACTAAGTTCCATGCAGGCATCAACGTAGGTTGCGGCAAAGACCATACTCTGTTTGCTTTGGCTGACGGTAAAGTCAAGTTCGAAGTTAAAGGCCCGAAAAACCGTAAATTTATCAGCATCGAAGCTGAATAAGTTTTTCGCGTCCTGTAAATAGATGTAAGCCCTGCAATTTCGTTGCGGGGCTTTTTACATTTCTGGGTTAACCCCCCTGGTAAAAAATGGATACGAAGCAGCAGGCTGGTTTAGGTATTTTTTTGGCACTAACCACTGCGGTATTCTGGGGTGCCTTGCCGATTGCTATGAAGCAAGTGCTTGAAGTCATGGAGCCTTATACCATTGTTTGGTATCGCTTCATGATGGCGGCTATCGGCTTGGGGATTATTCTGGCTACACGTCGTCAGTTGCCTCCTGTTAAACTTTTTCGCCAACGTCGCTGGTTAGTCTTATTGATTATTGCGACCTGCGGCTTGCTGGGGAATTTCATCTTCTTCAGCTCATCATTACAATATCTTAGTCCGACGACATCTCAGGTTATCGGGCAACTTTCGCCGGTTGGGATGATGGTTGCCAGTGTACTGATTTTAAAAGAGCGGATGCGCATCACTCAAGTGATTGGCGCGGGGATGCTGATTTGCGGGCTGCTGCTATTTTTTAACACCAGTTTGCATGAAATCTTTACCCGCCTGACTGATTACACTCTTGGGGTGGCATTGGGGGTCTGTGCTGCGGTGGTCTGGGTCAGTTATGGTGTCGCCCAGAAAGTGCTATTAAGGCGTATGGCATCGCAACAAATCTTATTATTGTTGTACACTTTATGTGCAATCGCATTGTTCCCATTAGCAAAACCAGCCGTTATTTTTCAGCTAAATGGGTGGCAGTTTGCCTGTTTACTTTTTTGCGGGGTTAATACCCTGGTTGGTTATGGTGCCTTGGCTGAGGCCATGGCGCGCTGGCAGGCAGCGCAGGTAAGCGCAC contains:
- a CDS encoding DMT family transporter translates to MDTKQQAGLGIFLALTTAVFWGALPIAMKQVLEVMEPYTIVWYRFMMAAIGLGIILATRRQLPPVKLFRQRRWLVLLIIATCGLLGNFIFFSSSLQYLSPTTSQVIGQLSPVGMMVASVLILKERMRITQVIGAGMLICGLLLFFNTSLHEIFTRLTDYTLGVALGVCAAVVWVSYGVAQKVLLRRMASQQILLLLYTLCAIALFPLAKPAVIFQLNGWQFACLLFCGVNTLVGYGALAEAMARWQAAQVSALVTLTPLFTLFFSILLALILPDMFAAPSLNFVGYVGAFVVVAGAMFSAIGHRWWPRRTEINQVAAQKQQPGE
- the ispB gene encoding octaprenyl diphosphate synthase, whose protein sequence is MNLEKIIDLTAPDMAAVNTTILDQLNSDVVLINQLGHYIISGGGKRIRPMIAVLVARALGYQGSKHITVAALIEFIHTATLLHDDVVDESDMRRGKATANAAFGNAASVLVGDYIYTRSFQMMTSLESLRVLTLMSAATNVIAEGEVLQLMNCNNPDITEENYMQVIYSKTARLFEAASQSAAILADASEEQELALQNYGRYLGTAFQLIDDLLDYSSDGTTLGKNTGDDLNEGKPTLPLLHAMNHGTPEQAAMIRRAIEEGNGRHLLTPVLVAMQQCGSLDYTRQRAEEEADKAIAALQVLPDSEYRQALEGLAHIAVQRSF
- the rplU gene encoding 50S ribosomal protein L21 — translated: MYAVFQSGGKQHRVSEGQTIRLEKLDIATGETVEFDQVLMIANGEEINIGAPLVDGGKIKAEVVAHGRGEKIKIVKFRRRKHYRKQQGHRQWFTDVKITGISA
- the rpmA gene encoding 50S ribosomal protein L27; translated protein: MAHKKAGGSTRNGRDSESKRLGVKRFGGEAVLAGSIIVRQRGTKFHAGINVGCGKDHTLFALADGKVKFEVKGPKNRKFISIEAE